One window of the Archangium primigenium genome contains the following:
- a CDS encoding Gfo/Idh/MocA family protein, protein MVGIGAQTKENILPSLLQIPDVQIVAACDMSLERAEEVKKYIRDVQVFRDVATMIDCMGPDALVLACPPQAHRDISLLAIERGIHVFVEKPPCFTLSELKDMIDAAARKRVVTAVGLNFRFARPIQHLRKIAASEKFGRPVHIQINHYASKPRAPMWGLSSTLRSFLLAQTIHSIDLTTAFGKDDVTDVRSSVQHGSDAMLARIDLSFSSGRSASILTGSMFPYFEFDMKVVSDKSNMITLDNLWNITLHDAEIANQVVGGDKRWRNAWQPGPLDSGYVRSGYFGELTGFFHAIRTGGRFEADFESMIPTFQVIEQVCAAEVQPGVVAPPSLRVIAEFQRSVANG, encoded by the coding sequence TTGGTTGGCATTGGCGCTCAGACGAAGGAAAACATTCTTCCCTCGCTGCTGCAGATTCCGGACGTCCAGATCGTCGCCGCGTGCGACATGTCCCTCGAGCGCGCGGAGGAGGTGAAGAAGTACATCCGCGACGTGCAGGTGTTCCGGGACGTGGCGACGATGATCGACTGCATGGGGCCGGACGCGCTCGTGCTGGCCTGCCCGCCGCAGGCGCATCGGGACATCTCCCTGCTGGCGATCGAGCGCGGCATCCATGTCTTCGTCGAGAAGCCGCCGTGCTTCACGCTCAGCGAGCTCAAGGACATGATCGACGCGGCGGCGCGCAAGCGCGTGGTGACGGCCGTGGGCCTCAACTTCCGCTTCGCCCGCCCCATCCAGCACCTGCGCAAGATCGCCGCGAGCGAGAAGTTCGGCCGGCCGGTGCACATTCAGATCAACCACTACGCGAGCAAGCCCCGCGCCCCCATGTGGGGTCTGTCCTCCACGCTCCGCTCGTTCCTGCTCGCGCAGACGATCCACTCGATCGATCTGACGACGGCCTTCGGCAAGGACGACGTGACGGACGTGCGCTCCTCCGTCCAGCACGGCTCGGACGCGATGCTCGCGCGCATCGACCTGTCGTTCTCGTCCGGGCGCTCGGCGTCCATCCTCACGGGCAGCATGTTCCCGTACTTCGAGTTCGACATGAAGGTGGTCAGCGACAAGTCGAACATGATCACCCTGGACAACCTCTGGAACATCACCCTGCACGACGCGGAGATCGCCAACCAGGTGGTGGGCGGTGACAAGCGTTGGCGCAATGCCTGGCAGCCCGGTCCCCTGGACTCGGGATATGTCCGCAGCGGCTACTTCGGTGAGTTGACCGGGTTCTTCCATGCCATCCGCACCGGCGGCCGGTTCGAGGCGGATTTCGAGAGCATGATCCCCACCTTCCAGGTGATCGAGCAGGTGTGCGCGGCCGAGGTTCAGCCGGGTGTCGTGGCGCCGCCGTCCCTGCGGGTCATCGCGGAGTTCCAGCGGAGCGTGGCCAATGGCTGA
- a CDS encoding NUDIX hydrolase produces the protein MDPRLPKQWTASGFVLHPERKVLLIHHRKLGVWLYPGGHIESMESPDDAVLREISEETGIQARILGALDTPLADAEADVHVLHTPYRVLCERINDPKGPHYHIDLIYLCVADDTRCVTNNEVHAARFFGQDELADLKLFPNFRVLLGRVFEDEDVWRAVAAQAGQVAA, from the coding sequence ATGGATCCTCGTTTGCCCAAGCAGTGGACCGCGTCTGGTTTCGTCCTCCATCCGGAGCGCAAGGTGTTGTTGATCCACCACCGCAAGCTCGGTGTCTGGCTCTATCCGGGAGGGCACATCGAGAGCATGGAGTCGCCGGACGACGCCGTGCTCCGGGAGATCAGCGAGGAGACCGGAATCCAGGCGAGGATCCTGGGTGCACTCGACACGCCCCTGGCCGACGCCGAGGCCGACGTGCATGTGCTGCACACGCCCTACCGGGTGCTGTGCGAGCGCATCAACGATCCCAAGGGGCCGCACTACCACATCGACCTCATCTACCTGTGCGTGGCGGACGACACCCGGTGCGTCACGAACAACGAGGTCCACGCCGCCCGCTTCTTCGGGCAGGACGAGCTCGCGGACCTGAAGCTGTTCCCGAACTTCCGCGTGCTGCTGGGGCGGGTGTTCGAGGACGAGGACGTCTGGCGCGCCGTGGCGGCCCAGGCGGGGCAGGTGGCCGCATGA
- a CDS encoding IS3 family transposase: protein MHATSFESTAQGQVKALGRELSLKEQALAEARALVALSSRARGLALGGRGRLHGMEVRLRVCQLVEQAMAEGARQASACRLLGISGRTVQRWRKPGRPQDGRREVRRRPANRLSDHTRGLVLDLLRSPVFEGLSPRQIVPRLADQGVYVASESTMYRLLRSHKRAVAPPTSRALSWPGQERHLSAPNQVWSWDITCLPGPSRGACFYLYMMMDVFSRRIMGWSIHAEERAEHAACLVRGACANNRVDASGLVLHSDNGRPMKGLTMLCALRQLGIVPSFSRPQVSNDNPHAEALFSLLKRHKDYPAVFASLAHARAWVARFVAWYNGERPHGGLCFVSPDDRYFGRDHSVLARRRAVYTQARLLASRRWSAGARRWLAPLHVSMKVRIFLIRGLIQEESTITPKPYSARRSSHSEGPLTERAKQRIR, encoded by the coding sequence TTGCACGCGACATCATTCGAGTCCACCGCGCAGGGCCAGGTGAAGGCCCTCGGGCGGGAGTTGAGCCTCAAGGAGCAGGCGCTCGCCGAGGCCCGGGCGCTCGTGGCGCTGTCCTCGCGTGCCCGGGGGCTCGCCCTGGGCGGACGCGGGCGGCTGCATGGCATGGAGGTGCGGCTGCGGGTGTGCCAGTTGGTGGAGCAGGCCATGGCGGAGGGGGCCCGCCAGGCCTCCGCGTGCCGGCTGTTGGGCATCTCCGGCCGGACGGTGCAGCGCTGGCGCAAGCCTGGACGACCGCAGGACGGACGCCGGGAGGTCCGGCGACGGCCCGCCAACCGGTTGAGTGATCACACCCGCGGGCTCGTCCTGGACCTGCTGCGCTCGCCCGTCTTCGAGGGCCTCTCGCCCCGGCAGATCGTTCCGAGGCTCGCGGACCAGGGCGTGTACGTGGCCTCGGAGTCCACCATGTACCGCCTGCTGCGCTCCCACAAACGCGCGGTGGCCCCGCCGACCTCCCGCGCGCTCTCCTGGCCGGGACAGGAACGCCACCTGTCCGCGCCGAACCAGGTGTGGAGCTGGGACATCACCTGCCTGCCCGGTCCGTCACGGGGCGCCTGCTTCTACCTCTACATGATGATGGATGTGTTCAGCCGCCGCATCATGGGCTGGTCCATCCACGCGGAGGAGCGCGCGGAGCACGCCGCTTGTCTCGTGCGGGGCGCGTGCGCGAACAACCGGGTCGACGCGTCGGGTCTCGTCCTTCACTCCGATAATGGGCGGCCCATGAAAGGGCTCACCATGCTGTGTGCCCTGCGGCAGCTCGGCATCGTGCCGTCCTTCAGCCGTCCCCAGGTCAGCAACGACAATCCCCATGCCGAGGCGCTCTTCAGCCTCCTGAAGCGACACAAGGATTACCCCGCGGTGTTCGCCTCGCTCGCGCACGCCCGGGCCTGGGTGGCTCGCTTCGTTGCCTGGTACAACGGCGAGCGGCCTCACGGCGGCCTGTGTTTCGTCTCCCCGGATGACCGGTACTTCGGGCGGGACCACTCGGTGCTCGCGCGGAGACGCGCCGTCTACACCCAGGCCCGCCTCCTGGCTTCACGCCGGTGGTCCGCCGGTGCAAGACGCTGGCTCGCGCCCCTTCATGTTTCCATGAAGGTCAGAATTTTCCTGATACGCGGTTTGATCCAGGAGGAATCTACAATTACACCCAAACCATACTCGGCACGCAGGTCATCCCACTCGGAAGGACCGCTCACCGAGCGAGCAAAGCAGCGCATCCGGTGA
- the dnaK gene encoding molecular chaperone DnaK gives MSEEIAIGIDLGTSTSCVSVVQDGQPFVIPNEWDETTHASCVSFLEDGSVLVGNAAKRNIITNAESTVYSAKRLIGRYFFSDEVKKAQAVMPYQIVEGDNNAVRIAVRGQTYSLPDISALVLKEMKAIAETYLDRPVKKAVITVPAYFNDNQRQATKDAGRIAGLEVLRILNEPTAAALAYGFGRDVSQRVVVYDLGGGTFDVSILEIGKDVFEVLSTAGDTYLGGDDFDDRIMTWLADDFLKRTRLDLRQNKFCLQMLKDAAERAKIDVGGTGVAEVFCEGICQDAQGKVLDLEARLTQDQFNRMVMDLVQRTFKVCDEALQSARMTAADIDAVILVGGPTRLPIIRNSVRHYFQKEPKEGINPDQVVAMGAALQANALMDSATETFLVDVTPLTLRIGTVGGYTEKIIDKNTPVPIDRSKSFTTSRDGQEKVKIRVYQGESNRADECEMLGEFEFSGFRVGYRGEVKIDVTFEINTDGMVNVSAEDPETGQKTSTTLTMSSGLSEADIQRSIQANQQLQLAGHGEDLPAAAPRRGR, from the coding sequence ATGTCGGAAGAGATCGCGATCGGCATCGACCTGGGAACCTCCACCTCGTGTGTGTCCGTGGTGCAGGACGGTCAGCCGTTCGTCATCCCCAACGAGTGGGATGAGACCACGCACGCCTCGTGTGTGTCCTTCCTCGAGGACGGCTCGGTGCTGGTGGGCAACGCCGCCAAGCGCAACATCATCACCAACGCGGAGTCGACGGTGTACTCCGCCAAGCGGCTCATCGGCCGCTACTTCTTCTCCGACGAGGTGAAGAAGGCCCAGGCGGTGATGCCGTACCAGATCGTCGAAGGGGACAACAACGCGGTGCGCATCGCCGTGCGGGGGCAGACGTACTCGCTGCCGGACATCTCCGCGCTGGTGCTCAAGGAGATGAAGGCCATCGCGGAGACGTACCTGGACCGCCCCGTGAAGAAGGCGGTCATCACCGTGCCGGCCTACTTCAACGACAACCAGCGCCAGGCGACCAAGGACGCGGGCCGCATCGCGGGGCTGGAGGTGCTGCGCATCCTCAACGAGCCCACCGCGGCGGCGCTCGCCTACGGCTTTGGCCGGGACGTGAGCCAGCGCGTGGTGGTGTACGACCTGGGCGGCGGCACCTTCGACGTCTCCATCCTGGAGATTGGCAAGGACGTCTTCGAGGTGCTGTCCACCGCGGGTGACACCTACCTGGGCGGCGACGACTTCGACGACCGCATCATGACGTGGCTGGCCGACGACTTCCTCAAGCGCACGCGCCTGGACCTGCGGCAGAATAAGTTCTGCCTGCAGATGCTCAAGGACGCGGCGGAGCGGGCGAAGATCGACGTGGGCGGCACCGGCGTGGCCGAGGTCTTCTGCGAGGGCATCTGCCAGGACGCCCAGGGCAAGGTGCTGGACCTGGAGGCGCGGCTGACCCAGGACCAGTTCAACCGCATGGTGATGGACCTGGTGCAGCGCACCTTCAAGGTGTGCGACGAGGCCCTGCAGTCCGCGCGCATGACGGCCGCGGACATCGACGCGGTCATCCTCGTGGGCGGCCCCACGCGCCTGCCCATCATCCGCAACTCCGTGCGCCACTACTTCCAGAAGGAGCCCAAGGAGGGCATCAACCCGGATCAGGTCGTCGCCATGGGCGCGGCGCTCCAGGCCAATGCCCTCATGGACAGCGCCACCGAGACCTTCCTGGTGGACGTGACGCCCCTGACCCTGCGCATCGGCACCGTGGGCGGCTACACCGAGAAGATCATCGACAAGAACACCCCGGTGCCCATCGATCGCTCCAAGAGCTTCACCACCAGCCGCGACGGCCAGGAGAAGGTGAAGATCCGCGTCTACCAGGGCGAGAGCAACCGGGCCGACGAGTGTGAGATGCTCGGCGAGTTCGAGTTCTCCGGCTTCCGCGTGGGCTACCGGGGCGAGGTGAAGATCGACGTGACGTTCGAGATCAACACCGACGGCATGGTGAACGTCTCGGCGGA
- a CDS encoding HTTM domain-containing protein encodes MSAWRQRLSEPVDAAFLVALRIFLGAVLTVAVVRYFVHGWIGAYYVAPPILFPFHGFGWLRPLPGGGMYALFAVLGVLAVGLMVGAWPRACAALFGGLFAYVQLLDRAHYLNHYYLVCLLCGLLALMPLSAGASLTARHRPGRLRDTVPAWTLYTLRAQFLVVYFFSGLAKWQPDWLVRHQPMLMWLSTSAGARRLEPLVSVETLAALSSWGGAAIVLLAPPLLLLERVRPYAYAALVAFHVLSGALLPLGIFPWLMVLALLLFFEPGWPRRWWPGITSGQGSGAPALAPRWLLAVLGVHFLVQWLLPLRHWLYPGDVLWNEEGFRFSWHLKIREKHGHIRFFATDPRTGARWELRPEGLLSDKQAGRMLTQPDLILAFAHVLAERTGIPGVQVRADARVSLNGRPYQPLVDPQVDLAAERDGFAPKPWILPAPR; translated from the coding sequence GTGAGCGCCTGGCGTCAGCGGTTGTCCGAGCCGGTGGACGCGGCCTTCCTGGTCGCACTGCGCATCTTCCTGGGCGCGGTGCTCACGGTGGCCGTCGTCCGCTACTTCGTGCATGGCTGGATTGGCGCCTACTACGTCGCGCCCCCGATCCTCTTTCCCTTCCATGGCTTCGGGTGGCTGCGGCCGCTGCCCGGCGGGGGCATGTACGCGCTGTTCGCCGTGCTGGGCGTGCTGGCCGTGGGGCTGATGGTGGGCGCCTGGCCCCGGGCGTGCGCGGCCCTCTTCGGCGGCCTGTTCGCCTACGTGCAGCTGCTCGACCGCGCGCACTACCTCAACCACTACTACCTGGTGTGCCTGCTGTGCGGGCTGCTCGCGCTGATGCCCCTGTCCGCGGGCGCGTCCCTCACCGCGCGCCACCGGCCCGGACGGCTCCGCGACACGGTGCCCGCCTGGACGCTGTACACGCTGCGCGCGCAATTCCTGGTCGTGTACTTCTTCTCGGGGCTCGCCAAGTGGCAGCCGGACTGGCTCGTGCGGCACCAGCCGATGCTCATGTGGTTGTCCACGAGCGCGGGGGCACGGCGGCTCGAGCCCCTCGTCTCGGTGGAGACCCTGGCGGCGCTGAGCAGTTGGGGCGGCGCCGCCATCGTGCTGCTCGCGCCCCCTCTGTTGCTGCTCGAGCGCGTGAGGCCCTACGCCTACGCGGCGCTCGTGGCCTTCCATGTGCTGTCGGGCGCGCTGCTCCCCCTGGGCATCTTCCCCTGGCTCATGGTGCTGGCGCTGCTCCTCTTCTTCGAGCCCGGGTGGCCCCGGCGCTGGTGGCCCGGCATCACCTCGGGCCAGGGCTCCGGAGCGCCCGCCCTGGCGCCGCGCTGGCTCCTGGCCGTGCTGGGCGTGCACTTCCTCGTGCAGTGGCTCCTGCCCCTGCGGCACTGGCTCTACCCGGGAGACGTGCTGTGGAACGAGGAGGGCTTCCGCTTCAGCTGGCACCTGAAGATCCGCGAGAAGCACGGGCACATCCGCTTCTTCGCCACGGATCCCCGCACGGGCGCGCGCTGGGAGCTGCGTCCCGAGGGCCTGCTCTCCGACAAACAGGCGGGCCGGATGCTGACCCAGCCGGACCTCATCCTCGCCTTCGCTCACGTGCTCGCCGAGCGCACGGGCATTCCCGGCGTCCAGGTGCGCGCGGACGCGCGGGTCTCCCTCAACGGGCGCCCCTACCAGCCGCTCGTCGATCCCCAGGTGGACCTCGCCGCCGAGCGGGATGGCTTCGCGCCCAAACCGTGGATCCTCCCGGCGCCGAGGTAA
- a CDS encoding DegT/DnrJ/EryC1/StrS family aminotransferase has protein sequence MSTAASAPRRDVPYREIDDAVRHRHADDEFYLRRALETGLTGTAPIVEQYERKISERYGLRHVLAVSSGSAAVAVALEGVDWEVGDEVIVPPSCPICTVLPLMARGLTPVFCDVRPDSFGLDPLALARVVSPRTRAIIEVPMWGYPTKADELQALARSLDIPLILDLAHCHVTRLHGKWLAEYGDIACFSTHEGKFMSTGEGGFVMTNDAARDARMRAYTRFGNLDGQRVGLNYKLGGLQAAVGLARLDAIDWHLEVRARNRQFLLERIDNPLVRELPLVEGGVINGYAMLMQVVRGDGRRFVEHLVAHGVPSDVKKYDNQPLYNYELLAPYRRECENARRLLRSLTTIPLHPQLSPEDLQHIVDTVNAYDG, from the coding sequence ATGAGCACCGCGGCCAGCGCCCCCCGTCGGGACGTGCCGTACCGCGAGATCGACGACGCGGTCCGGCACCGGCACGCCGACGACGAGTTCTACCTGCGGCGGGCCCTGGAGACGGGGCTCACCGGCACCGCGCCCATCGTGGAGCAGTACGAGCGGAAGATCTCCGAGCGCTACGGCCTGCGCCATGTGCTGGCCGTCTCCTCGGGCTCGGCGGCGGTCGCGGTCGCGCTGGAGGGGGTGGACTGGGAGGTGGGTGACGAGGTCATCGTGCCGCCCAGTTGCCCCATCTGCACGGTGCTGCCGCTCATGGCGCGCGGGCTCACGCCCGTGTTCTGTGACGTGCGTCCGGACAGCTTCGGGCTCGATCCGCTGGCCCTGGCGCGGGTCGTCTCTCCGCGCACCCGCGCCATCATCGAGGTCCCCATGTGGGGCTATCCCACGAAGGCGGACGAGCTCCAGGCGCTCGCGCGCTCATTGGATATCCCATTGATCCTCGATCTGGCGCACTGCCACGTGACCCGGCTCCACGGGAAGTGGCTGGCCGAGTATGGCGACATCGCCTGTTTCAGCACCCACGAGGGCAAGTTCATGTCCACGGGGGAGGGGGGCTTCGTGATGACGAACGATGCCGCCCGGGACGCGCGGATGCGGGCCTACACGCGCTTTGGCAACCTGGATGGCCAGCGCGTGGGGCTCAACTACAAGCTCGGCGGTTTGCAGGCCGCCGTGGGGCTCGCGCGGCTGGATGCCATCGACTGGCATCTGGAGGTGCGGGCGCGCAACCGCCAGTTCCTGCTCGAGCGCATCGACAATCCGCTCGTGCGCGAGCTGCCGCTCGTGGAGGGCGGCGTCATCAACGGCTACGCCATGCTCATGCAGGTGGTGCGTGGGGATGGCCGGCGCTTCGTCGAGCACCTGGTCGCGCACGGTGTTCCCTCGGACGTGAAGAAGTACGACAACCAGCCTTTGTACAACTACGAGCTCCTGGCGCCCTACCGGCGGGAGTGTGAGAACGCGCGGCGGCTCCTGCGCTCGCTGACGACGATTCCCCTGCATCCCCAGCTGTCGCCCGAGGATCTCCAGCACATCGTCGACACGGTGAATGCCTATGACGGGTAA
- a CDS encoding DegT/DnrJ/EryC1/StrS family aminotransferase, which translates to MAETTQKPKRVISDKYRASHEDDASSLSAALERGLSGTSDTVTDYETALKGYFGSRNAIALSSGGAAITVALVAAGVKAGDEVLLTPTCPLCTVYPIMDMGAKPVFVDTRPDGFGVDLEDLPRVVTPRTRAIIEIPMWGMPTQVDELQQAARKAGIPLILDLAHSHGSTLHGRPLSAYGDLSCFSTHERKPLATGEGGFILTDNDDLAKRCRDYSRFGNLNGRDFGLNFKLGALAAALGTSRIKYLDAQLAARRQNAERVLSRLEHPNVRPFTQLPGAQHNYYFLTLRTSFKDNRRFIDYLDDNGVPSDIKRYGCRCLYDFPTVAQYRRDCPQGERLLNSMTTIPVHPSLTKDDMDYIVGLINAYREG; encoded by the coding sequence ATGGCTGAGACGACCCAGAAGCCCAAGCGCGTCATCTCCGACAAGTACCGCGCGAGCCACGAGGACGACGCGTCCTCGTTGTCCGCCGCCCTGGAGCGGGGCCTGTCGGGCACGTCCGACACCGTCACCGACTACGAGACGGCCCTCAAGGGCTACTTCGGCAGCCGCAACGCCATCGCCCTGTCGTCCGGTGGCGCCGCCATCACGGTCGCGCTGGTGGCCGCGGGCGTGAAGGCCGGTGACGAGGTGCTGCTCACGCCGACCTGTCCGCTCTGCACCGTCTACCCCATCATGGACATGGGCGCGAAGCCCGTGTTCGTGGACACGCGGCCGGATGGCTTCGGCGTGGACCTGGAGGACCTCCCCCGGGTGGTGACGCCCAGGACCCGGGCCATCATCGAGATCCCCATGTGGGGCATGCCCACGCAGGTGGACGAGCTCCAGCAGGCCGCGCGCAAGGCGGGCATCCCGCTCATCCTGGACCTGGCCCACTCGCACGGCTCCACGCTGCACGGCCGGCCGCTGTCCGCCTACGGCGACCTGTCCTGCTTCAGCACCCACGAGCGCAAGCCGCTGGCCACCGGCGAGGGCGGCTTCATCCTCACGGACAACGATGACCTGGCCAAGCGCTGCCGGGACTACAGCCGGTTCGGCAACCTCAACGGTCGCGACTTCGGCTTGAACTTCAAGCTGGGCGCGCTCGCCGCCGCGCTCGGCACCAGCCGCATCAAGTACCTGGACGCGCAGCTCGCCGCGCGCCGCCAGAACGCGGAGCGGGTCCTGTCCCGGCTCGAGCATCCGAACGTGCGGCCCTTCACCCAGCTCCCGGGCGCCCAGCACAACTACTACTTCCTCACCCTGCGCACGAGCTTCAAGGACAACCGCCGCTTCATCGACTACCTGGACGACAACGGCGTCCCCTCCGACATCAAGCGTTACGGGTGTCGCTGCCTGTATGACTTCCCCACGGTGGCCCAGTACCGCCGGGACTGCCCCCAGGGCGAGCGGCTGCTCAACAGCATGACCACCATTCCCGTCCACCCGTCCCTGACCAAGGACGACATGGACTACATCGTGGGCCTCATCAACGCCTACCGCGAAGGATAG
- a CDS encoding trypsin-like peptidase domain-containing protein, with the protein MLLLVLLWATAATAAERPTRADLQRALALHERSVVTVKGGRGTGPGIIVGGEGQVLTAVGHVNLEGAQVEYERQVLPATVLLADAALKVAVVAAPAGTYPAVPVQVAAGSPEGQWLIGVVRGPGRRQTPMSAQARSGAGPFIDVDLVLPPGSPLFDTRGRLVAVAVQRHGRGCRALPLEVVKQRLAPRVASP; encoded by the coding sequence TTGCTCCTCCTCGTCTTGTTGTGGGCCACCGCCGCGACCGCCGCGGAGCGCCCCACCCGTGCGGACCTCCAACGCGCCCTGGCGCTGCACGAGCGCTCGGTGGTCACGGTGAAGGGAGGCCGCGGCACCGGCCCGGGCATCATCGTGGGGGGCGAGGGCCAGGTGCTCACCGCCGTGGGCCACGTGAACCTGGAGGGCGCCCAGGTGGAGTACGAGCGCCAGGTGCTGCCGGCCACGGTGCTGCTCGCCGATGCCGCCTTGAAGGTGGCCGTGGTCGCCGCGCCCGCGGGCACCTACCCCGCCGTGCCGGTGCAGGTGGCGGCGGGCAGCCCCGAGGGCCAGTGGCTCATCGGCGTGGTGCGCGGCCCCGGCCGTCGTCAGACGCCCATGTCGGCCCAGGCCCGGAGCGGCGCCGGTCCCTTCATCGACGTGGACCTGGTGCTCCCGCCGGGCAGCCCCCTGTTCGACACCCGCGGCCGGCTGGTGGCCGTGGCCGTGCAACGCCACGGGCGCGGCTGCCGGGCCCTGCCCCTGGAGGTGGTGAAGCAGCGGCTCGCGCCCCGTGTGGCCTCGCCATGA
- a CDS encoding class II glutamine amidotransferase, producing MPVALAVLTSDPNLMRCELHRLEGQVSLRTEEGRCNAMGIGAYAQEDVLLERFPRDADPRLELLAPRHETEALLVHGRRLPVGQSLEENTQPFRARRWLFAHAGSLEAFADLRPELLAALPDFLRRQIRGETDSEVVFAHFLKRLWETGQVDDPRVSARVAGQVLADTAQALAQASVRAGAARTSSLNLLATNGRVLVATRLGAAPLYSTRLEGTDTCEVCGLTPQTPDIQPGVKAHRRRHTVVVATHPQRTAGWVELADGATLGVDADLHPRLSRP from the coding sequence ATGCCCGTGGCGCTGGCCGTCCTGACGTCCGACCCGAATCTGATGCGCTGCGAACTGCACCGTCTCGAAGGCCAGGTGTCCCTGAGGACCGAGGAGGGCCGGTGCAATGCCATGGGCATTGGCGCCTACGCCCAGGAGGACGTGCTGCTCGAGCGCTTCCCCCGGGACGCGGACCCGCGGCTGGAGTTGCTCGCACCGCGTCATGAGACGGAGGCCCTGCTCGTCCACGGCCGGCGCCTGCCCGTGGGCCAATCCCTGGAGGAGAACACCCAGCCCTTCCGCGCGCGGCGCTGGTTGTTCGCCCATGCCGGGAGCCTGGAGGCCTTCGCCGACCTGCGCCCGGAACTGCTCGCCGCGCTGCCCGACTTCCTCCGCCGACAGATTCGCGGTGAGACGGACAGTGAAGTCGTCTTCGCCCACTTCCTCAAGCGCCTGTGGGAGACGGGGCAGGTGGATGATCCCCGGGTGTCGGCGCGGGTCGCGGGCCAGGTGCTGGCGGACACGGCCCAGGCCCTGGCCCAGGCGTCGGTCCGGGCGGGGGCCGCGCGCACCTCCTCGCTCAACCTCCTGGCCACCAACGGCCGCGTGCTCGTGGCCACGCGCCTGGGGGCCGCGCCGCTGTACTCCACGCGCCTGGAGGGGACCGACACCTGCGAGGTGTGTGGCCTCACGCCCCAGACGCCGGACATCCAGCCCGGGGTGAAGGCCCACCGGCGCCGGCACACGGTGGTGGTGGCCACGCACCCGCAGCGCACCGCCGGGTGGGTGGAGCTGGCCGACGGCGCCACGCTCGGGGTGGACGCGGACCTGCACCCCCGGCTCTCGCGGCCTTGA
- the mrtX gene encoding myxosortase MrtX produces the protein MSATPATPAVSRPGAVQEVLGLWGLGFLGIIVSFLLFGGSGIPKLVATVGFLYLPLIPMRWRGEDYRDYGLSLRTWRRDVLYFLGVSAGVLPLFFGLFALWTEVLPLLPGELARLLAPFRGAAHFTPRLPERFGEWVVDQLFVVALPEEFFYRGYMQTRLRDAWPQGRRVFGIRWGPAFWLTAVLFALGHLAIFQVWRLSVFFPALLFGWMRERTGSVVGAALFHAAANLFMRFLEVSFFG, from the coding sequence ATGAGCGCCACCCCGGCCACCCCGGCCGTCTCGCGGCCGGGCGCCGTCCAGGAGGTCCTTGGCCTGTGGGGGCTCGGCTTCCTGGGCATCATCGTGTCCTTCCTGCTCTTCGGGGGCTCGGGCATCCCCAAGCTGGTGGCCACCGTGGGCTTCCTCTACCTGCCGCTCATCCCCATGCGCTGGCGCGGCGAGGACTACCGGGACTACGGCCTGAGCCTGCGCACGTGGCGCCGGGACGTGCTGTACTTCCTGGGGGTGAGCGCCGGGGTGCTGCCGCTCTTCTTCGGCCTCTTCGCGCTGTGGACCGAGGTGCTGCCGCTGCTGCCCGGAGAGCTCGCGCGGCTGCTCGCGCCCTTTCGGGGCGCGGCGCACTTCACCCCCCGGCTGCCCGAGCGCTTTGGCGAGTGGGTGGTGGATCAGCTCTTCGTGGTGGCCCTGCCCGAGGAGTTCTTCTACCGCGGCTACATGCAGACGCGGCTGCGCGACGCCTGGCCCCAGGGCCGGCGCGTGTTCGGCATCCGCTGGGGCCCGGCCTTCTGGCTGACGGCGGTGCTCTTCGCGCTCGGGCACCTGGCCATCTTCCAGGTGTGGCGCCTGTCGGTCTTCTTCCCCGCGCTGCTCTTCGGCTGGATGCGCGAGCGCACGGGCAGCGTGGTGGGGGCCGCCCTGTTCCACGCCGCCGCCAACCTCTTCATGCGTTTTCTCGAGGTGTCCTTCTTCGGCTGA